One genomic segment of Streptomyces niveus includes these proteins:
- a CDS encoding helix-turn-helix transcriptional regulator translates to MLETSARLLRLLSLLQTPRAWPGSELAERLGVSGRTVRNDIDRLRELGYPVLAARGATGGYRLTAGTAMPPLLLADEEAVAVAIGLRTVAEGAIAGVEETSLQALAKLQQVLPSRLRRRVDALRTYTVPVPADRPGPKVDADLLTTLTSLCRDCERLRFDYRDHGGASTRRVVEPHRVVNWGQRWYLVAWDVERDDWRTFRVDRVDPRLPAGPRFTPRPAPDGDVAAYVSRRVSAAAWRHRARVTVHAPADVVVERINPAVGVVEAIDATTCVLDTGADSVETLAVHLGMLGHDFDVTEPPELVAHLRDLAARYGRSTPG, encoded by the coding sequence ATGCTGGAAACCTCCGCACGACTCCTGCGCCTGCTCTCCCTGCTCCAGACACCGCGCGCCTGGCCGGGCTCTGAACTGGCCGAACGGCTCGGCGTGAGCGGGCGCACGGTGCGCAACGACATCGACCGGCTGCGCGAACTCGGCTATCCCGTCCTCGCGGCCCGCGGCGCCACCGGCGGCTACCGCCTGACCGCGGGCACCGCGATGCCGCCGCTCCTGCTGGCCGACGAGGAGGCGGTCGCCGTCGCGATCGGCCTGCGTACGGTCGCCGAGGGCGCCATCGCGGGCGTGGAGGAGACCTCGCTCCAGGCCCTGGCGAAGCTCCAGCAGGTGCTGCCGTCCCGGCTGCGCAGGCGCGTCGACGCGCTGCGCACGTACACCGTCCCGGTGCCCGCGGACCGGCCCGGCCCGAAGGTCGATGCGGACCTGCTCACGACACTGACGTCCCTGTGCCGCGACTGCGAGCGGCTGCGCTTCGACTACCGGGACCACGGCGGCGCGTCCACGCGCCGTGTCGTGGAACCGCACCGGGTCGTCAACTGGGGCCAGCGCTGGTATCTGGTGGCCTGGGACGTCGAACGCGACGACTGGCGGACCTTCCGCGTCGACCGCGTCGATCCCCGCCTCCCGGCCGGCCCCCGCTTCACCCCCCGCCCGGCACCGGACGGCGACGTGGCCGCGTACGTCTCCCGCCGTGTCTCGGCGGCGGCCTGGCGCCACCGTGCCCGCGTGACGGTCCACGCGCCGGCCGACGTGGTCGTCGAGCGGATCAACCCGGCGGTGGGCGTGGTGGAGGCGATCGACGCGACGACGTGCGTCCTGGACACGGGCGCGGACTCGGTGGAGACGCTGGCCGTCCACCTCGGCATGCTCGGCCACGACTTCGATGTCACGGAACCACCGGAACTGGTGGCCCACTTGAGGGACCTGGCGGCGCGGTACGGGCGGTCGACGCCGGGATGA
- a CDS encoding epoxide hydrolase family protein, which produces MENNSGGSRTSADVRPFRIEIPQAELDDLRDRLRRTRWSDEVPGVGWTRGVPVGHLKKLAAFWAEEFDWRAAEARLNEFPQFRTEIDGQNIHFLHVRSANPAATPLLLVHDWPGSFTQFAEVVGPLTSDFHVVVTSTPGVGFSGSLSAPGWNNGRIAGAFVELMSRLGYERYGVQGGGGGAWIATEMGRQAPDRVVGVHVNGFITFPSDDPADFDGLTEDEQARLARLQEFRDDKMGFNAIQSTRPQTLAFGLTDSPVGQLAWIVEKFKEWTDTEAELPEDAVGLDHLLTNVSVYWFTGTAGSSANLYYESAHDPAAWAPKERGTVPTGVAVALPTDVAIRRFAEREHNVTHWTELERGGNFLSLEQPELFVVDVRAFFRSVGEQ; this is translated from the coding sequence ATGGAGAACAACAGCGGCGGCAGCCGCACCAGCGCCGATGTCCGCCCCTTCCGCATCGAGATCCCGCAGGCCGAACTCGACGACCTGCGCGACCGGCTGCGCCGCACCCGCTGGAGCGACGAGGTCCCCGGCGTGGGCTGGACACGCGGTGTCCCGGTCGGTCATCTCAAGAAGCTGGCCGCGTTCTGGGCGGAGGAGTTCGACTGGCGGGCGGCGGAGGCGCGGCTCAACGAGTTCCCGCAGTTCCGCACCGAGATCGACGGCCAGAACATCCACTTCCTGCACGTACGGTCGGCGAACCCCGCCGCCACGCCGCTGCTGCTGGTGCACGACTGGCCCGGCTCCTTCACCCAGTTCGCCGAGGTCGTCGGCCCGCTGACGAGCGATTTCCATGTCGTCGTCACCTCGACGCCCGGCGTCGGCTTCTCCGGTTCGCTCAGCGCTCCCGGCTGGAACAACGGCCGGATCGCGGGCGCGTTCGTCGAGCTGATGTCCCGCCTCGGATACGAGCGTTACGGAGTCCAGGGCGGCGGTGGAGGCGCCTGGATCGCCACCGAGATGGGCCGGCAGGCGCCGGACCGGGTCGTCGGAGTCCACGTCAACGGCTTCATCACCTTCCCCTCGGACGACCCGGCGGACTTCGACGGGCTCACCGAGGACGAACAGGCGCGCCTCGCCCGTCTCCAGGAGTTCCGGGACGACAAGATGGGCTTCAACGCCATCCAGTCGACCCGTCCCCAGACCCTCGCTTTCGGGCTGACCGACTCACCCGTCGGCCAACTCGCCTGGATCGTCGAGAAGTTCAAGGAGTGGACGGACACCGAGGCGGAACTGCCCGAGGACGCCGTCGGCCTGGACCATCTGCTGACCAACGTGAGCGTCTACTGGTTCACCGGTACGGCGGGTTCCTCCGCCAACCTCTACTACGAGTCGGCGCACGACCCGGCCGCGTGGGCGCCGAAGGAGCGCGGCACCGTTCCCACGGGCGTCGCGGTCGCCCTGCCCACCGACGTCGCGATCCGCCGCTTCGCGGAGCGGGAGCACAACGTCACGCACTGGACCGAGCTGGAACGTGGTGGCAACTTCCTCTCGCTGGAGCAGCCCGAGTTGTTCGTCGTGGACGTGCGCGCGTTCTTCCGTTCGGTCGGCGAGCAGTAG
- a CDS encoding alpha/beta fold hydrolase: protein MTTTTTPETGTLAVPGAVLHYEVRGSGPLLLLLGGGNSDAAVFEGLAAHFAVDHRVLTLDPRGNSRSPLTGPPVDQSIEAHAEDAALLLDRVAVPDEPVQVFGSCSGGLIALQLALGLAVRRPERIAALVVHEPPAFALLPDAVERLAFLDAVHATYRREGVPAAMELFSAVFGGRPAPVLPEAHDNTDFFLAHVMRPFTRFVPDFAALAPLAGRIVVAGGEDSRTHDVHRPAVALAERLGKELVMFPGGHVGYAKWPDEFGLLLRTVLAGSAPARMAEGVVAEGVG from the coding sequence ATGACCACCACCACGACCCCCGAAACCGGCACGCTGGCGGTGCCCGGCGCCGTCCTGCACTACGAAGTACGCGGCAGCGGTCCGCTCCTGCTGCTCCTGGGTGGCGGCAACTCCGACGCCGCCGTCTTCGAGGGCCTCGCCGCCCATTTCGCCGTCGACCACCGCGTCCTCACCCTCGACCCGCGCGGCAACTCCCGCAGTCCGCTCACCGGCCCACCGGTCGACCAGAGCATCGAGGCCCACGCCGAGGACGCGGCCCTCCTGCTCGACCGGGTGGCCGTCCCCGACGAGCCGGTTCAGGTCTTCGGCAGCTGTTCGGGCGGCCTCATCGCGCTCCAGCTCGCGCTGGGACTCGCCGTCCGGCGGCCGGAGCGGATCGCCGCCCTGGTCGTACACGAACCGCCCGCTTTCGCGCTGCTGCCCGACGCCGTCGAGCGGCTGGCCTTCCTGGACGCCGTCCACGCCACGTACCGCCGCGAGGGGGTCCCGGCGGCGATGGAGCTGTTCAGCGCCGTCTTCGGCGGCCGTCCCGCGCCGGTGCTGCCCGAGGCGCACGACAACACCGATTTCTTCCTGGCGCATGTGATGCGCCCGTTCACGCGTTTCGTGCCCGACTTCGCGGCGCTCGCCCCGCTGGCCGGGCGCATCGTGGTGGCCGGCGGTGAGGACTCGCGCACGCACGACGTGCACCGCCCGGCGGTCGCGCTGGCCGAACGCCTCGGCAAGGAACTGGTGATGTTCCCCGGCGGCCATGTCGGCTACGCGAAGTGGCCCGACGAGTTCGGCCTGCTGCTCCGCACGGTGCTGGCCGGGTCCGCGCCCGCGAGGATGGCGGAGGGTGTGGTGGCGGAGGGTGTGGGATGA
- a CDS encoding class I SAM-dependent methyltransferase, whose translation MPARNVTVNRAALGHRVAYALRHPDRAPRHLARAARDTWLRYRWPDHISYYRAVMRSDTRADPDAAVGSRSHERWLALGSMQFDYLIGHGLRPGHRMLEIGCGNLRAGWRFIGHLEPGHYYGIDISPDILAAAQDTLVRHGLQDRLPTLTPVRDLKFAFLPDAHFDVVHAHSVFSHSPLPVIDECLAHVGRVLAPGGWFDFTFDRTEGREHQVLREDFYYRTETLIALAEQHGLTARFMPDWEDLPHGQSKIRVTHGGGL comes from the coding sequence ATGCCCGCCAGGAACGTCACCGTCAACCGTGCCGCGCTCGGCCACCGCGTCGCCTACGCGCTGCGCCACCCCGACCGGGCACCGCGCCATCTGGCCCGCGCCGCCCGGGACACCTGGCTGCGCTACCGCTGGCCGGACCACATCTCCTACTACCGCGCCGTGATGCGCTCCGACACCCGTGCCGACCCGGACGCGGCGGTCGGCAGCCGCAGCCACGAACGGTGGCTGGCCCTCGGCTCGATGCAGTTCGACTACCTCATCGGCCACGGCCTGCGCCCCGGGCACCGGATGCTGGAGATCGGCTGCGGCAACCTGCGCGCGGGCTGGCGGTTCATCGGCCATCTGGAGCCGGGGCACTACTACGGCATCGACATCTCCCCCGACATACTCGCCGCCGCCCAGGACACCCTCGTCCGCCACGGACTCCAGGACCGTCTCCCCACCCTCACCCCGGTCCGCGACCTGAAGTTCGCCTTCCTCCCCGACGCGCACTTCGACGTGGTCCACGCCCACAGTGTCTTCTCGCACTCACCGCTGCCGGTGATCGACGAGTGCCTGGCGCACGTCGGCCGGGTGCTGGCGCCGGGCGGCTGGTTCGACTTCACCTTCGACCGCACCGAGGGCAGGGAGCACCAAGTCCTGCGGGAGGACTTCTACTACCGTACGGAGACACTGATCGCCCTGGCCGAACAGCACGGCCTGACGGCGCGCTTCATGCCCGACTGGGAGGACCTGCCGCACGGCCAGTCCAAGATCCGCGTCACCCACGGCGGTGGCCTCTGA
- a CDS encoding sensor histidine kinase codes for MHAAFFLLLGASLARYLIRHEGGDHTGWVVALFSVFGLLYLLGRFLAPPPPSGTRPDARYLAWVSAVLTVWVVLLALAPNAAWCAMPLFFTGLHTLSTRTAVSLAAVLTLLVVASKLRFAQGEFDPNAVIAPPAVAAVGTAVLIHLKRQAARQRALIDDLVRTRRDLAATERRAGILAERQRLSTEIHDTLAQGLSSQQMLLQAAERVWHADPDAARGHMRDAGEIASRSLTEARRFVHDLAPADLAERTLAPALAALADRESGAGLTVVFHLDGAPGPLPERVEAALLRIAQGALANVREHAGATRAALTLTWVDDQISLDIADDGRGFALVAAGDGAPAAATGRTGRGHGVPAMRARARQLGGTLTVESEPGEGTVVSAAVPLAPVSGTALALDTSGRGTS; via the coding sequence ATGCACGCCGCGTTCTTCCTGCTTCTCGGCGCCTCACTCGCCCGCTATCTGATCCGCCACGAGGGCGGGGACCACACCGGCTGGGTCGTCGCGCTGTTCTCCGTGTTCGGGCTGCTCTATCTCCTGGGCCGGTTCCTGGCGCCCCCACCACCCTCCGGTACGCGGCCCGATGCCCGGTATCTGGCGTGGGTGAGCGCCGTGCTGACCGTCTGGGTCGTGCTGCTCGCGCTCGCGCCGAACGCCGCGTGGTGCGCGATGCCGCTGTTCTTCACCGGCCTGCACACCCTGTCGACGCGGACCGCCGTGTCCCTCGCCGCCGTACTGACACTGCTGGTCGTGGCGTCCAAACTCCGCTTCGCACAGGGGGAGTTCGACCCCAACGCCGTCATCGCCCCGCCGGCCGTCGCCGCGGTCGGCACCGCCGTACTGATCCACCTCAAACGCCAGGCGGCCCGCCAGCGCGCGCTGATCGACGACCTGGTCCGTACGCGCCGCGACCTCGCCGCCACCGAGCGCCGGGCCGGGATCCTGGCGGAGCGGCAGCGGCTGTCCACGGAGATCCACGACACCCTCGCACAGGGCCTGTCCAGCCAGCAGATGCTGCTCCAGGCCGCCGAACGCGTCTGGCACGCCGACCCGGACGCGGCGCGCGGACATATGCGGGACGCGGGTGAGATCGCGTCCCGCAGTCTCACCGAGGCACGCCGGTTCGTCCACGACCTCGCGCCGGCCGACCTCGCCGAACGGACGCTCGCCCCGGCACTTGCCGCGCTCGCCGACCGCGAGAGCGGTGCGGGGCTGACGGTGGTCTTCCACCTGGACGGCGCGCCGGGCCCGCTGCCGGAACGGGTCGAGGCGGCGCTGCTGCGCATCGCGCAGGGCGCGCTGGCCAACGTGCGTGAGCACGCGGGCGCGACGCGGGCCGCGCTGACCCTGACCTGGGTGGACGATCAGATCTCGCTGGACATCGCGGACGACGGGCGCGGTTTCGCGCTCGTGGCAGCGGGGGACGGCGCGCCCGCTGCCGCGACGGGGCGCACCGGGCGCGGGCACGGAGTGCCGGCGATGCGGGCCCGGGCACGGCAGTTGGGCGGCACGCTCACCGTCGAGTCCGAGCCGGGCGAGGGCACGGTCGTCTCGGCGGCCGTACCTCTCGCTCCCGTTTCCGGTACCGCTCTCGCGCTCGACACGTCGGGAAGGGGCACGTCATGA
- a CDS encoding response regulator, which produces MSMGAELPEPTTPVRLLLCDDHAVVRAGLRALLSSTDGIEVVGEAGSGEEALAVAARVRPDVVLMDLQLGDGMDGVTATRHLLTDDAYGSGATGAPRVLVLTMFDTDADITRAIEAGATGYLLKAEQPEELFAAIRDAASGRATLSAPVADRVLAQLRSPRPALSERELEILRQLARGLGNRDIARALFISEATVKTHLGRIYGKLGVDTRSGAVALAKEQRLLS; this is translated from the coding sequence ATGAGTATGGGCGCGGAGCTGCCGGAGCCCACAACTCCCGTACGGCTGCTGCTCTGCGACGACCACGCGGTCGTACGCGCCGGTCTGCGCGCGCTGCTGTCGAGCACGGACGGAATCGAGGTGGTCGGCGAGGCGGGTAGCGGCGAGGAGGCGCTGGCGGTGGCGGCGCGCGTACGGCCCGACGTCGTACTGATGGACCTCCAGCTCGGCGACGGTATGGACGGCGTGACGGCCACCAGACATCTGCTCACGGACGACGCGTACGGCTCCGGGGCGACCGGGGCACCGCGCGTACTGGTGCTCACGATGTTCGACACGGACGCCGACATCACTCGCGCCATCGAGGCGGGCGCCACGGGCTATCTGCTCAAGGCGGAGCAGCCGGAGGAACTGTTCGCGGCCATCCGCGACGCGGCATCCGGCCGCGCCACCCTCTCGGCGCCGGTGGCGGACCGGGTCCTGGCCCAACTGCGGAGCCCGCGGCCCGCCTTGTCGGAGCGGGAGCTGGAAATACTCCGGCAACTGGCACGCGGGCTGGGAAACCGCGACATCGCCCGCGCGCTCTTCATCAGCGAGGCGACGGTGAAGACCCATCTGGGCCGTATCTACGGCAAGTTGGGGGTCGACACCCGCTCGGGGGCGGTGGCACTGGCGAAGGAGCAGCGACTGCTGTCCTGA
- a CDS encoding Imm1 family immunity protein, with protein MTVVESWTFVDGRGDGALAPDEAVTELRRRIAGGAFESWLAGSSGRLLAVVTNAERAMVMLLDGEGDPGEHATYPGAEGRSDGFVLANGQSDEYPDEDTVPLEEALRIVRHILATGGPPTDAPWRVDR; from the coding sequence ATGACCGTGGTCGAGTCGTGGACGTTCGTGGACGGGCGCGGGGACGGAGCTCTGGCTCCCGACGAGGCAGTCACGGAGCTCAGGCGCAGGATCGCGGGCGGGGCGTTCGAGTCGTGGCTGGCCGGGTCGTCCGGTCGGCTGCTCGCCGTCGTGACCAATGCCGAGCGCGCGATGGTCATGCTCCTCGACGGTGAGGGCGATCCCGGCGAGCACGCCACGTACCCCGGTGCCGAGGGCCGGAGCGACGGATTCGTCCTGGCGAACGGACAGAGCGACGAGTATCCCGACGAGGACACCGTGCCTCTCGAAGAGGCGCTTCGGATCGTCCGCCACATTCTCGCGACGGGCGGACCGCCGACCGACGCGCCGTGGAGGGTCGACCGCTGA